ATATGAAAGATTCTCACCAACCGCCATATAAGCTTCTGCATGGCCGGCATCCAGCAATTCTTTTGCTAGAAGGTCCGGAGAACTGCCGGCGTCGGTGAGTAGATTGATAAAAAAGTGGTGCCGCAGAACATCCATCCACTGGTGGCGGCGCCCATGCAAACTAATGACAGGGCCGTTGGTCCAGGGGAGCTGAAGATGACTTAGAAACAGCTGGATGGAGCTGATCCCGGGCACCAGAATGAGGGCATTAGGATCGAAATACCGGTGCAGCACCGGTACCAGGCTATGACATCCCGTATCACCCGAGAGCAATAGGCCTGTTTGTCCTTCAGGGTTTTGTTGCATTTTTTCCTGAAGCTGATGGCACCACGCTTTTAATTCGCCCCGAAGCGGAAAGGTTTCCACTTTTTCAGCGGAAAAGGCTTCAGCGCTTTCAATAAGCCGGGCTCCTCCGGCCAGCAGGTCACATTGTTTTAGTGCCTCTTTTGCTGCCGGTAACAGGTAATCCGGATGGCCCGGACCCATACCGATAACAAAAATCTTTTTCATGGGGTCATCACCTCCAGGATATTTTTTGCCTGAGAACACATTCCCAGAATTCCTTCTTCATAAGAAAATAAGATGGTGCCTACCTGCACCTGTTCTCCAGTGCGAGCAGCGGCTTTTTCTGTAACGCTCTGGCTCAGATGATCAAAAAAACCAGCTGGCCCTTGTTCTTTGATCAGTCCGGCGGCTTCCTCTACCGTATTGGCCCATACCACGGCCTCCAGCAGAGAATAGGGGGCTTGCTGTTTTACCAGGTGTGCGGTTAATATTTCCAGTCTTCCATCCGCCACTTTGCTGTGAAGATGAAAAATCCCGCCGGCTATTTTGACCAGTTTTGCAATATGCCCCACCAGCAACAGGCTTTCTATTTGTTGTTCTTCTGCCTGCTCCAGTAAGGTATCGGGAAAATTCCCGAATTTAAGCATTTTTTCTTTCGGCAGTCCTAAGGTGTGCTCTGCCATATCCCGGCCATG
Above is a window of Tindallia californiensis DNA encoding:
- the cbiE gene encoding precorrin-6y C5,15-methyltransferase (decarboxylating) subunit CbiE; translated protein: MKKIFVIGMGPGHPDYLLPAAKEALKQCDLLAGGARLIESAEAFSAEKVETFPLRGELKAWCHQLQEKMQQNPEGQTGLLLSGDTGCHSLVPVLHRYFDPNALILVPGISSIQLFLSHLQLPWTNGPVISLHGRRHQWMDVLRHHFFINLLTDAGSSPDLLAKELLDAGHAEAYMAVGENLSYKHQRLLLGTPAEIIQQAPYQMNVAVISLDATIIKHLQHRKLAMDSLTRPSG